Proteins encoded by one window of Actinomycetes bacterium:
- the groEL gene encoding chaperonin GroEL, whose amino-acid sequence MAKELVFSADARRSLEAGVDKLANVVRVTLGPRGRNVVLDKKWGAPTITNDGVTIAKEIELEDHQENLGAQLAKEVATKTNDVAGDGTTTATVLAQSLVHEGLRNVAAGASPMALKRGIEKAVEAVAENLRNQAREIETKEEVASVATISAQDPEIGQVIAEAMDKVGKDGVITVDESQTFGIELEFTEGMQFDKGYISPYFVTDQDRMEAVFEDPYILIANQKISSAQSLLPLLEKVIQSGRPLVVIAEDVDGEALATLVVNKIRGTFKSVAVKAPGFGDRRKAMLGDIAVL is encoded by the coding sequence ATGGCCAAGGAACTGGTGTTCAGCGCCGACGCCCGCCGCTCGCTCGAGGCCGGCGTCGACAAGCTCGCCAACGTGGTACGGGTCACGCTGGGGCCTCGGGGCCGCAACGTCGTGCTCGACAAGAAGTGGGGCGCCCCCACGATCACCAACGACGGCGTCACCATCGCCAAGGAGATCGAGCTCGAGGACCACCAAGAGAACCTGGGCGCCCAGCTCGCCAAGGAGGTCGCGACCAAGACCAACGACGTGGCCGGTGACGGCACCACCACCGCCACCGTGCTGGCCCAGTCGCTGGTCCACGAGGGCCTGCGCAACGTGGCCGCCGGCGCCAGCCCGATGGCGCTGAAGCGCGGCATCGAGAAGGCCGTCGAGGCCGTCGCCGAGAACCTCCGCAACCAGGCGCGCGAGATCGAGACCAAGGAAGAGGTCGCGTCGGTGGCGACCATCTCGGCCCAGGACCCCGAGATCGGCCAGGTCATCGCCGAGGCCATGGACAAGGTGGGCAAGGACGGGGTCATCACCGTCGACGAGTCGCAGACCTTCGGCATCGAGCTCGAGTTCACCGAGGGCATGCAGTTCGACAAGGGCTACATCTCGCCCTACTTCGTGACCGACCAGGACCGCATGGAAGCGGTCTTCGAGGACCCCTACATCCTGATCGCCAACCAGAAGATCTCGTCGGCCCAGAGCCTGCTGCCGCTGCTCGAGAAGGTGATCCAGTCGGGCCGCCCGCTGGTGGTCATCGCCGAGGACGTCGACGGCGAGGCCCTGGCCACCCTGGTGGTCAACAAGATCCGCGGCACGTTCAAGAGCGTCGCGGTCAAGGCCCCCGGGTTCGGTGACCGGCGCAAGGCCATGCTGGGCGACATCGCGGTCCTCA